The following proteins are encoded in a genomic region of Sneathiella marina:
- a CDS encoding ABC transporter permease has translation MESFQLTILMLDATLRVATPLVLAALAGMFSERAGVVDIGLEGKMLGAAFAAAAVAAVSGSAWVGLGAGILTSLMLSALHAYACVTHKGNQVVSGMAINIVVAGLAPTLGFAWFKMGGQTPSLNGDARFRSIELPFAEAAQNIPVIGYIYAELISGHNIIVYMAAAAVPITAWILYRTRFGLRVRAVGENPHAVDTAGISVDLMRYKALAVTGFMCGIAGTYLSTAHGAGFIRDMTAGKGYLALAALIFGKWKPVPTLIACLLFAFTDAAQARLQGVELPIVGTIPVQFIQALPYILTVLLLAGFVGKAHPPKAIGEPYIKER, from the coding sequence ATGGAAAGCTTTCAACTGACCATATTGATGCTGGATGCAACGTTAAGAGTGGCAACGCCGCTTGTCCTTGCAGCCTTAGCCGGTATGTTTTCTGAACGGGCGGGTGTGGTCGATATCGGTCTGGAAGGAAAAATGCTCGGTGCCGCATTTGCCGCGGCGGCAGTCGCTGCAGTTTCAGGTTCGGCTTGGGTGGGATTGGGCGCAGGTATTCTCACGTCGCTCATGCTATCGGCACTGCATGCCTATGCCTGTGTCACCCATAAAGGAAATCAGGTCGTCTCGGGTATGGCCATTAATATTGTCGTCGCAGGCCTGGCCCCGACACTCGGATTCGCATGGTTTAAAATGGGGGGACAAACCCCCTCCCTGAACGGAGACGCGAGATTTAGATCTATCGAGTTACCGTTCGCGGAAGCTGCGCAAAATATCCCGGTTATCGGTTATATTTATGCTGAACTCATATCCGGCCATAATATCATCGTTTATATGGCAGCGGCGGCAGTCCCGATTACCGCCTGGATACTTTATCGAACACGTTTTGGATTACGGGTTCGTGCCGTTGGGGAAAACCCGCATGCGGTCGATACCGCAGGAATATCAGTGGATTTGATGCGGTATAAAGCTCTCGCCGTTACGGGCTTTATGTGTGGTATTGCAGGTACATATTTGTCTACAGCCCATGGTGCTGGATTTATCCGGGACATGACAGCGGGAAAAGGGTATCTTGCGCTCGCAGCATTGATTTTTGGCAAATGGAAGCCCGTCCCGACCCTTATTGCCTGCTTGTTATTCGCCTTTACCGATGCCGCGCAAGCGCGGCTGCAAGGCGTTGAATTGCCGATTGTTGGTACTATCCCTGTACAATTCATACAAGCGCTCCCATATATACTAACTGTTTTGCTCCTCGCCGGTTTCGTTGGAAAAGCCCATCCACCCAAAGCCATTGGTGAACCTTACATCAAGGAAAGATAA
- a CDS encoding ABC transporter permease, whose amino-acid sequence MAEAKIKFGTPAKIPGWINYAVVPIVNLIAAFLISGIVIIIIGDDPIKALEVLFYGAFGYPEAIGYTLYYTTNFIFTGLAVAIAFHCGLFNIGAEGQAILGGLGVGLIALYFDWLPIWLIIPMAMIAAAIFGAGWAYIPAYLQAKRGSHIVITTIMFNFIAAALATYLLVEVLIDPNGQSPESREFAETTWLPFFHEYLTMPKTPLNLSFIYALILSACFYFFVWHTRWGYEIRVVGQNETAARYAGISPAKNIILAMMLSGALAGFVGVNEIQGVQHRLILDFTGGYGFVGIAVALMGRNHPVGIFLAALLFGALYQGGSELAFEMRSINKEMIVVIQGLIILFSGALEHMFRPKIEAVYRRIVGPQIVEAP is encoded by the coding sequence ATGGCAGAAGCAAAGATAAAATTTGGCACACCTGCAAAGATTCCTGGTTGGATAAATTATGCTGTTGTACCCATTGTTAATCTGATCGCTGCATTCCTCATATCAGGCATTGTCATAATTATAATTGGCGATGATCCCATTAAGGCTTTGGAGGTCCTTTTCTATGGTGCTTTTGGGTACCCGGAAGCCATTGGATATACCCTGTATTATACAACGAATTTTATTTTCACAGGACTAGCTGTCGCGATCGCATTCCATTGCGGATTATTTAACATTGGAGCTGAAGGCCAGGCAATTCTTGGTGGCTTGGGTGTCGGATTAATTGCCCTTTACTTTGACTGGCTGCCAATTTGGCTGATCATACCGATGGCTATGATTGCAGCCGCAATTTTTGGCGCCGGTTGGGCATATATTCCCGCTTACCTTCAGGCCAAGCGTGGTAGCCATATTGTCATAACGACAATCATGTTCAACTTCATCGCGGCGGCGTTGGCCACATATCTACTGGTGGAAGTCCTCATTGACCCAAATGGCCAGTCACCGGAAAGCAGGGAGTTTGCCGAGACGACATGGCTTCCCTTCTTCCATGAATATCTGACAATGCCTAAAACGCCTCTTAATCTTTCGTTTATTTATGCTTTGATTTTGAGTGCCTGTTTTTATTTTTTCGTCTGGCATACACGCTGGGGATACGAAATTCGTGTCGTTGGGCAAAATGAGACGGCCGCTCGATATGCCGGAATTTCACCGGCAAAAAATATTATTCTGGCAATGATGCTGTCAGGGGCTCTAGCAGGGTTTGTTGGTGTAAACGAAATTCAAGGCGTTCAACACCGATTGATTTTGGATTTTACGGGCGGCTATGGCTTCGTTGGAATTGCCGTTGCTCTCATGGGCCGTAATCATCCCGTAGGTATCTTTTTAGCTGCATTGTTGTTTGGCGCTTTATACCAAGGTGGATCTGAACTGGCGTTCGAAATGCGATCCATCAATAAAGAAATGATCGTGGTCATCCAAGGTCTCATCATTTTGTTTTCTGGCGCGTTGGAGCATATGTTCAGACCCAAAATTGAAGCTGTTTATCGACGCATTGTTGGCCCACAAATAGTGGAGGCACCATAA
- a CDS encoding ABC transporter ATP-binding protein: MTIEAPALELRRINKRFGPVHANKDITLSVNRGSIHGIIGENGAGKSTLMSIVYGFYQADSGEIFVNGNLCDIDNPQSSIAAGIGMVHQHFMLVDTFSVLENVILGVEGGFKLADGLSKARIELERLEKEYALDVNVDAIVGDLPVGLRQRVEILKALYRGAEILILDEPTGVLTPQEADHLFRILDILRDQGKTVILITHKLREIMAITDAVSVMRRGEMVAHVETANTNREQLAELMVGRSVLLHVEKEPATPTETLLEIKNLNYIDADGVGRLRDVSLDVKAGEILGIAGVSGNGQSELLEVLGGILAPASGSIRYKGQEMCGSQKFTARNLRKIGLGHVPEDRHRSGLVLSFSANECTILGYQDSPEYNNGLRLDQRAMINACETYIEKFDVRPTDPMLKVSGFSGGNQQKLVLAREMEQDPDVLLVGQPTRGVDIGAIEFIHNQLIKMRDARKAILVVSVEIDEVMSIADRIAVMFDGEVVGVIDSKDATETKLGLMMAGIRDTDALDKAAP, encoded by the coding sequence GAAAATGGGGCTGGGAAGTCCACATTGATGAGTATCGTGTATGGCTTTTATCAAGCGGATAGCGGCGAGATTTTTGTTAACGGAAACCTTTGCGACATCGACAATCCGCAAAGCTCAATCGCTGCTGGTATCGGTATGGTGCATCAGCACTTTATGCTTGTTGACACCTTCTCTGTTTTAGAAAACGTCATACTTGGCGTCGAAGGCGGATTTAAGCTTGCCGATGGTCTATCCAAGGCCCGCATTGAGCTAGAGCGCCTGGAAAAGGAATATGCACTGGATGTAAATGTCGATGCGATTGTCGGAGATTTGCCGGTTGGCCTCAGACAGCGTGTTGAAATATTGAAAGCCCTCTACAGAGGTGCTGAAATATTGATACTGGACGAGCCCACCGGTGTACTCACTCCACAAGAAGCCGATCACCTTTTCCGTATTCTCGATATCCTCCGCGATCAAGGCAAAACTGTCATATTGATCACTCATAAATTACGGGAGATTATGGCGATCACAGATGCCGTTTCTGTTATGCGGCGTGGCGAAATGGTTGCCCATGTAGAGACGGCTAACACAAACCGGGAGCAACTTGCCGAACTCATGGTTGGTCGTTCTGTATTGCTCCATGTGGAAAAAGAACCTGCGACACCCACTGAGACATTATTAGAGATTAAAAATCTGAATTATATTGACGCAGATGGCGTTGGCCGCCTTCGGGACGTAAGTCTGGATGTAAAGGCTGGTGAAATATTAGGAATAGCCGGTGTCTCCGGTAACGGCCAATCTGAGCTTCTTGAAGTGCTGGGCGGGATTCTTGCACCAGCTTCCGGCAGCATTCGATATAAAGGCCAGGAAATGTGCGGTTCGCAAAAATTCACTGCCCGAAATCTGCGAAAAATTGGTTTGGGGCATGTTCCCGAAGATCGCCACCGCTCTGGTCTGGTGCTCTCCTTCAGCGCAAATGAATGTACAATTTTGGGATATCAGGATAGTCCAGAATACAATAATGGTTTGCGACTTGATCAAAGAGCTATGATCAATGCTTGCGAAACATATATTGAAAAGTTTGACGTACGCCCGACCGATCCGATGTTAAAGGTATCGGGGTTTTCCGGCGGCAATCAACAGAAGCTGGTTCTAGCGCGGGAAATGGAGCAGGACCCTGACGTGCTCCTCGTTGGCCAGCCGACACGAGGCGTTGACATTGGTGCGATTGAATTTATCCATAACCAGCTTATAAAAATGCGGGATGCCCGAAAGGCCATCCTGGTTGTTTCCGTCGAAATTGATGAAGTGATGTCCATTGCTGATCGAATTGCCGTGATGTTTGATGGCGAAGTCGTTGGTGTGATCGATTCAAAAGACGCCACAGAAACCAAGCTGGGTCTGATGATGGCCGGTATCCGTGATACGGACGCTTTAGACAAGGCAGCACCCTAA